In one window of Clupea harengus chromosome 4, Ch_v2.0.2, whole genome shotgun sequence DNA:
- the lrrc47 gene encoding leucine-rich repeat-containing protein 47: MDGQDDCVWAEIEKAENENRRELVLQGTNTDERIQSNRGLNSKLYSLTLLNYLEISQCPSLTEIHENIGNLIHLTSLILCRNKILSVPKSIGKLKSLKVLDVSVNELQEIPEEVSLLSELKTLNLSCNSITSLPKGLSQCVKLSNINVSRNGLTALPGDLFSERLELLSTIIASENAIDELSTDVSNLSALKVLDLSSNKLTELPFELGDCSKLKEINFKGNKLKDKRLEKMVNGCQAKSVLDYLRAGGRGKGKGKAQGGAEEKGDAAAGGAPNTPKKKGGRNKKHRNQDEDMDELDRLVLKVLHVSDNPVTVKVAAEVKDVRPYIVGCVVRGMNLLRGNALKRFLMAQTKLHDEMCSRRTTATIATHDLSLLKAPLLYDGRTPDTLQIVPLGRKEMKAVDLLRQLQQEAEEQRKQKKRQNVSGLHKYLQLLDGKTHYPCLVDAEGHVISFPPITNSDKTKIKKSTRELFLEVTSSTSLQTCKDVMDALIIKMAELNKFTFDHKEADGSDGEAEAEPVPAEGDGPTGPELTLMQVRVVDMEGNLKVVYPSKTDLTAESCNLKVVR; encoded by the exons ATGGATGGACAAGATGATTGTGTTTGGGCAGAGATCGAAAAAGCTGAAAACGAAAACCGACGTGAATTGGTTCTTCAGGGTACGAACACTGATGAAAGGATCCAGTCAAACAGGGGTCTAAACTCAAAGCTTTACTCGCTTACGCTGTTGAATTACCTGGAAATCAGCCAGTGTCCGAGTTTGACTGAGATCCATGAGAACATCGGCAACCTGATCCATCTCACAAGCTTGATACTTTGCAGAAATAAGATTCTATCTGTTCCTAAATCCATTGGGAAGTTGAAGTCTCTGAAGGTTCTGGATGTGTCAGTGAACGAGTTGCAGGAAATACCTGAAGAGGTATCACTGTTGAGCGAACTGAAAACCCTCAACCTCAGCTGCAACAGTATCACATCGTTGCCAAAGGGACTGAGTCAGTGCGTCAAGCTCTCCAACATCAACGTGTCAAGGAATGGGCTCACGGCGTTACCTGGCGACCTGTTCTCTGAGCGGCTGGAACTGCTCAGCACCATCATCGCATCAGAGAATGCGATCGACGAGTTGAGCACAGACGTCAGCAATCTGTCTGCACTTAAG GTTCTGGACCTGTCCAGCAACAAGCTGACCGAGCTGCCGTTTGAGCTGGGAGACTGCTCCAAACTGAAGGAGATCAACTTCAAAGGCAACAAGCTGAAAGACAAGCGCCTGGAGAAGATGGTGAACGGCTGCCAGGCCAAATCCGTGCTGGACTACCTGCGCGCGGGAGGCCGGGGTAAGGGCAAAGGCAAGGCCCAGGGCGGTGCGGAGGAGAAGGGGGACGCCGCCGCAGGGGGTGCTCCCAACACCCCCAAAAAGAAGGGCGGGCGGAACAAGAAGCACCGGAACCAGGATGAGGACATGGATGAGCTGGACAGGCTGGTTCTGAAGGTTCTGCACGTGTCCGATAACCCCGTCACGGTGAAGGTAGCGGCGGAGGTGAAGGATGTACGGCCGTACATCGTGGGCTGCGTGGTCAGGGGCATGAACTTGCTTCGTGGCAACGCTCTGAAACGCTTCCTCATGGCGCAG acCAAGCTTCATGATGAGATGTGCTCCAGACGCACGACTGCGACCATCGCTACCCATGACCTCAGCCTGCTTAAGGCCCCGCTGCTGTACGATGGGCGGACTCCAGACACTCTGCAG attgtCCCTCTGGGTCGTAAGGAGATGAAGGCTGTGGACCTGCTGAGGCAGCTGCAACAGGAAGCTGAAGAACAGAGGAAACAGAAGAAACGGCAGAACGTGTCCGGACTgcacaa GTATCTTCAGCTCCTGGATGGAAAGACACACTACCCCTGTCTAGTGGACGCTGAGGGCCACGTCATCTCGTTCCCCCCGATCACCAACAGCGACAAGACTAAG ATAAAGAAGAGCACGCGGGAGCTGTTCCTGGAGGTGACCAGCTCCACCAGCCTGCAGACCTGTAAGGACGTGATGGACGCTCTCATTATA AAAATGGCAGAGCTGAATAAATTCACCTTCGACCACAAAGAGGCGGATGGTTCCGACGGCGAAGCGGAGGCAGAACCAGTCCCAGCAGAGGGTGACGGGCCAACAGGTCCAGAGCTGACGCTGATGCAAGTCCGGGTTGTTGACATGGAAGGGAATCTAAAAGTGGTGTACCCCTCAAAAACGGACCTCACGGCAGAATCCTGCAACCTCAAGGTTGTTCGATAG